The following proteins come from a genomic window of Megalops cyprinoides isolate fMegCyp1 chromosome 6, fMegCyp1.pri, whole genome shotgun sequence:
- the trappc6b gene encoding trafficking protein particle complex subunit 6b, which yields MADEALFQFLHNELIQYVYKSAEHGEMENGRCITKLENMGFRVGQGLIERFTRDTARFKDELDVMKFVCKDFWTSVFKKQIDNLRTNHQGIYVLQDNKFRLLTQLSAGKQYLEHAPKYLAFTCGLVRGGLSNLGVKSIVTAEVSVMPACKFQVMIQKM from the exons ATGGCGGACGAGGCACTTTTTCAGTTCCTTCACAATGAACTGATACAGTACGTCTACAAATCAGCAGAACACGGGGAAATG GAAAATGGGAGATGCATTACTAAACTGGAGAACATGGGCTTTCGTGTGGGCCAAGGACTGATTGAAAG GTTCACACGAGACACTGCCAGGTTCAAGGATGAGCTGGATGTCATGAAGTTTGTCTGCAAAGATTTCTGGACCAGTGTTTTCAAAAAGCAAATCGATAACTTGAGAACAAATCACCAG ggcaTTTATGTACTACAGGATAACAAGTTCCGGTTACTGACACAGCTCTCAGCAGGGAAGCAGTATTTAGAGCATGCACCGAAG TATTTAGCGTTTACCTGTGGCCTGGTGAGAGGAGGCCTTTCCAACTTGGGGGTGAAGAGCATTGTAACAGCGGAGGTGTCTGTCATGCCTGCCT GTAAATTTCAGGTCATGATCCAGAAGATGTAA
- the LOC118779000 gene encoding laminin subunit beta-1-like → MDAGLSTAVGVATQDLPSGCTEGSCYPATGNLLIGRAQNLTATSTCGLQGPEQYCIVSHLQEANKCFLCDSRRPYDPNSARNSHRIENIIYLRDRNGDATWWQAANGEEKVSIRLDLEAQFHFTHLIMKFKTFRPAAMLIERSADFGQSWKPYRYFSHNCTRTFPSIPARALQSSDDIICEERYSELEPSTQGEVIYKVLDPVIDVKDPYSLQIQDLLRITNLRINFTGLHTLGDSLLDGRAEVQQKYYYSLYELVVRGSCFCYGHASECAPVDAFALSSEAGMVHGRCVCKHNTDGLNCERCRDFYNDLPWRPAETHMPHTCRECNCNGHSRQCHFDMAVYLASRNTSGGVCDNCLHNTAGRNCEMCKAFYYQHPARDIRRPDACVPCDCDPAGSLEGGACDTHTDLGVGIIAGQCRCKQNVRGIRCDSCRDGFFGLSQTDPQGCQPCRCDQQGTVSGGLLCDQVSGVCSCKRHVTGLNCDQCMPEYWGLSFQMWGCRSCDCDFGGAYSNRCMTDSGQCDCRPHLHGRQCSEVQSGYFCAPLDFYRYEAEDAIGHSPASTTLPGQPRPQAETSCMERLDNQLHITTDQQQRAALRCINHLQQAPDVTRVDREMHSGHTVSWTGSGLVRVRDGAGLVFTIDNVPFPMEYDIILRYEPESMEDWEAIVSISSVLLPSSLRCGNVLPSEQMYTVNLPHNRRYMQTSRPFCFEPKNRYTVAIRFQRRGATQRQVNAYLLSDSVVLVPRYTELPGFQGNDSTSTQRREDMRRYMCLESFLTAPTAPPALTQVCSSLTCSISAMLHDGALPCLCDPQGSLSAECARVGGQCQCKPSVVGRRCDTCAAGAFGFGPRGCIACECHAHGSLSPQCHSVSGQCSCRPGVSGRQCDACKPGHWSFPSCQPCQCNGHADHCHPQTGACQDCRDHTTGHLCDRCMNGFYGNPVLGSGDHCRPCPCPGFPGSGHSNADTCHLEPTSNQIVCHCRQGYQGPRCDRCSPGYFGEPERQGGQCHPCRCNNNIDLQDPGSCDPRTGQCLKCLYNTDGPLCGSCSLGYYGNALAQDCKRCSCVVAGTLPSRCSGGLCHCDQQTGACPCRDNVGGHSCNECAPHHWNFGRERGCEACDCHPQNSAGLRCNMFSGQCECRPGFGGRTCSECEHNYWGDPQEDCRECQCHPLGSESLQCDRATGECQCREGVAGQHCDECARSFTGSFPKCVRCHPCFDQWDDSVCQLQQDLDRAQHAVMSFQRSLTRGVTRGATHDRVRDLERRLALIPDPGREHERRHQLLSQSTDDLRAETVMIDRQAMGVTGELARTVERDGALLQSLTLVQSELQDINATLVRLQTYPLSTTFADQFGLVWEHHRESLAAEWRSRVLVWGSGSVMELSQDMREQAEDLLSDRRNGFQLSTATQRRELMQLQIKVHDLGEGVQDLSHKVCGDHGNRDRGCHDDWGHRFCGGDGCGRIVSETARAQAQVTNVTNRITTTSKELQGVAKELQDVEMMSEGVRMKITGTLQTAGEKRNFYRASNKELRDLISTIRNFLSDEGADPDSIHMVAQQVLAISLPANVSTWAHMDQEIQSRISNLTHIRSIFNNTSHHLHQAEELLNGAQDAEMRANGMMDTARHTRLALNTTLKVISSAEKALKRNRKNLSSISKATSTVKDTVLDLESREMSAMHRITSLSKETELLRNKTDQNQETAHNAQDRAHRTTQALSHLDKDLEEAQAKRAELQDSVGAQRLGDVTERAREIQQQARDLLKRAAEHMETLQELERKFRQNEKRMQEQKVELADLERTVTAVRDTIHESVVQYSHCL, encoded by the exons CGGTTGGCGTGGCCACACAGGACCTGCCTTCAGGCTGTACAGAGGGCAGCTGTTACCCAGCAACAGGCAACCTCCTCATTGGCCGAGCCCAAAACCTGACTGCCACCTCCACCTGTGGCCTGCAGGGTCCAGAGCAGTACTGCATTGTCAGTCATCTTCAG GAGGCTAATAAGTGCTTCCTGTGTGATTCCCGGAGGCCCTACGACCCCAACAGTGCCAGGAATAGCCATCGCATTGAAAACATTATCTACCTGAGAGACCGCAATGGGGACGCCACCTGGTGGCAAGCGGCAaatg GTGAGGAGAAAGTCAGTATCCGCCTGGACCTGGAAGCACAGTTCCACTTTACTCACCTCATCATGAAGTTTaag ACGTTCCGACCAGCAGCCATGTTGATCGAGCGTTCAGCGGATTTTGGCCAATCCTGGAAGCCCTACCGTTACTTCTCCCACAACTGCACCAGGACATTTCCGTCCATTCCAGCTCGTGCCCTGCAGagcagtgatgacatcatctgtGAGGAACGCTACTCTGAGCTGGAGCCATCCACACAAGGAGAG gtCATATATAAAGTACTTGACCCAGTCATTGATGTCAAAGACCCATACAGTCTTCAGATTCAAG ACTTGCTCCGGATCACCAACCTGCGTATTAATTTCACCGGGCTGCACACCCTGGGGGACAGCCTGTTGGATGGGCGTGCGGAAGTGCAGCAGAAGTACTATTACTCGCTCTATGAGCTGGTGGTTCGTGGGAGCTGCTTCTGCTATGGCCACGCCTCCGAATGCGCACCTGTGGACGCCTTTGCCCTAAGCAGCGAGGCTGGCATG GTTCATGGACGCTGCGTATGCAAGCACAACACGGACGGGCTGAACTGCGAGCGCTGCAGGGACTTCTATAATGACCTGCCCTGGAGACCTGCCGAGACACACATGCCCCATACCTGCAGGG AATGCAACTGCAACGGCCACTCCAGGCAGTGTCACTTCGACATGGCAGTGTACCTTGCCTCACGGAACACCAGCGGTGGGGTCTGTGATAACTGTCTCCACAACACAGCGGGCCGCAACTGTGAGATGTGCAAGGCCTTCTACTACCAGCACCCTGCACGTGACATAAGGCGCCCAGATGCATGCGTTC CATGTGACTGTGATCCTGCGGGCTCTCTGGAGGGAGGGGCGTGTGACACCCACACTGATCTAGGCGTGGGAATAATCGCAGGGCAGTGCCGCTGCAAGCAGAATGTGAGGGGCATACGCTGCGACTCCTGCAGGGACGGATTCTTCGGCCTCAGCCAGACGGACCCACAGGGTTGCCAGC CCTGTAGATGTGACCAGCAAGGGACTGTGTCAGGGGGGTTGCTTTGTGACCAGGTCAGTGGAGTCTGCTCCTGCAAGAGACATGTCACCGGTCTCAACTGTGACCAATGTATG CCAGAGTACTGGGGACTGAGTTTCCAAATGTGGGGctgcaggtcatgtgactgtgACTTCGGGGGAGCATACAGTAACAG ATGCATGACAGACAGCGGGCAGTGTGACTGTCGTCCACACCTCCATGGCCGGCAGTGTTCAGAGGTGCAGTCAGGGTATTTCTGCGCTCCGCTGGACTTCTACAGATACGAAGCAGAGGACGCCATTGGTCACTCCCCTGCAAGCACCACCCTTCCG GGACAGCCAAGACCCCAGGCTGAGACTAGTTGTATGGAGCGTCTTGACAACCAATTGCACATTACCACAGAtcagcagcagagggcagcactgagaTGCATCAACCATCTGCAGCAGGCG CCAGATGTGACACGTGTTGACAGGGAGATGCATTCAGGTCACACGGTCAGCTGGACAGGTTCAGGATTGGTCAGAGTCAGAGATGGTGCTGGCCTTGTCTTCACCATTGACAATGTCCCCTTCCCCATGGAGTATGACATCATTCTTCGATATGAGCCAGAG TCAATGGAAGATTGGGAGGCCATTGTCAGCATTTCATCTGTACTGCTGCCCTCCAGCCTACGCTGTGGAAACGTACTGCCCTCAGAACAGATGTACACAGTCAATCTGCCCCACAACAGAAG GTACATGCAGACATCTCGGCCCTTCTGCTTCGAGCCAAAGAACAGATACACGGTAGCAATTCGCTTCCAGCGTCGGGGCGCCACCCAGAGACAAGTCAACGCTTACCTCCTCAGTGACTCG GTGGTACTGGTCCCCAGGTACACAGAACTACCGGGTTTCCAAGGCAACGACTCCACCTCTACTCAGCGCCGTGAGGACATGCGGCGCTACATGTGTCTAGAGTCTTTCCTGACTGCGCCCACGGCCCCGCCTGCGCTGACGCAGGTGTGCTCCAGCCTCACCTGCAGCATTTCCGCCATGTTGCACGACGGCGCCCTGC cgtgtctgtgtgacccCCAGGGCTCCCTCTCTGCGGAATGTGCCAGGGTCGGCGGTCAGTGCCAGTGTAAGCCCAGCGTGGTGGGCCGCCGCTGTGATACGTGTGCAGCAGGAGCGTTTGGTTTCGGACCGCGTGGCTGCATCG CCTGTGAGTGCCACGCCCACGGCTCCCTCAGCCCCCAGTGTCACTCCGTGTCAGGCCAGTGTTCGTGCCGCCCGGGGGTATCCGGGCGTCAGTGCGATGCCTGCAAGCCGGGCCACTGGAGCTTCCCCAGCTGCCAGCCATGCCAGTGTAACGGGCACGCCGACCACTGCCACCCTCAGACAGGTGCCTGCCAGGACTGCAGGGACCACACCACAGGACACCTGTGTGACAG GTGTATGAATGGTTTCTATGGAAACCCTGTACTGGGGTCAGGGGACCACTGCCGCCCATGTCCCTGCCCGGGGTTCCCAGGAAGTGGTCACTCCAATGCAGACACCTGCCACCTCGAGCCCACATCCAACCAGATTGTGTGCCATTGCAGACAGGGCTACCAGG GCCCTCGCTGTGATCGCTGTTCCCCTGGGTATTTCGGGGAGCCAGAAAGGCAGGGTGGACAGTGCCACCCATGCCGGTGCAATAACAATATTGATCTCCAGGATCCTGGGTCGTGTGACCCTCGAACAGGGCAGTGCCTGAAGTGTCTGTACAACACAGACGGCCCTTTGTGCGGCTCGTGCAGCCTGGGTTACTATGGCAACGCACTGGCGCAGGACTGCAAGC GCTGTAGTTGTGTGGTGGCAGGGACCCTGCCATCTCGCTGCAGTGGAggtctgtgtcactgtgaccaGCAGACCGGGGCGTGCCCTTGCCGGGACAATGTGGGGGGGCACTCCTGCAACGAATGCGCCCCCCACCACTGGAACTTCGGGAGAGAGCGAGGCTGCGAGGCATGCGACTGCCATCCTCAAAACTCTGCTGGACTCCGATGCAATATG TTCAGTGGACAGTGTGAGTGCCGGCCAGGGTTCGGAGGGAGAACGTGctctgagtgtgagcataactaCTGGGGAGACCCTCAGGAGGATTGCAGAG AGTGCCAGTGTCACCCCTTGGGGTCAGAGTCACTGCAGTGCGACCGGGCAACAGGGGAATGCCAGTGCCGGGAGGGGGTGGCAGGACAGCACTGTGATGAGTGCGCCCGCAGTTTCACGGGGAGTTTCCCAAAGTGTGTGCGCTGCCACCCCTGCTTTGACCAATGGGACGACAGCGTGTGTCAGTTGCAGCAGGACTTGGACCGTGCCCAGCACGCTGTCATGAGCTTCCAGAGGAGTCTCACACGAGGGGTCACGCGTGGGGCCACCCATGACCGTGTCAGGGATCTGGAGAGGAGACTGGCTCTCATCCCAGACCCCGGCAGAGAACATGAGAGGCGTCACCAGCTGCTCAGCCAGTCTACTGATGACCTGAG GGCAGAGACTGTGATGATTGACAGGCAGGCCATGGGTGTTACCGGGGAGTTGGCTCGCACAGTGGAAAgggatggggcactgctgcagagCTTGACCCTGGTGCAAAGTGAGCTCCAGGACATTAACGCTACACTGGTGCGCCTGCAGACCTACCCCCTCAGCACCACGTTTGCag ATCAGTTTGGTTTGGTCTGGGAGCACCATCGAGAGTCTCTGGCTGCAGAATGGAGGAGCAGAGTCTTGGTGTGGGGATCAGGCAGCGTTATGGAGCTGTCCCAGGACATGCGGGAACAAGCTGAGGACCTACTCTCTGACCGGCGGAATGGGTTCCAGCTCAGCACCGCCACCCAAAGAAGAGAGCTGATGCAGCTGCAGATCAAAGTCCACGACCTGGGCGAGGGGGTACAAGACCTGAGCCACAAG GTGTGTGGTGACCATGGAAACAGGGATAGGGGTTGTCATGATGATTGGGGGCACAGGTTTTGCGGAGGGGATGGATGTGGCAGGATTGTGAGTGAGACCGCCAGGGCCCAGGCGCAGGTTACAAATGTCACCAACCGCATCACGACCACCAGCAAGGAGCTGCAGGGCGTGGCCAAGGAG ctgcaggaCGTTGAGATGATGAGTGAAGGTGTGAGGATGAAGATCACAGGGACGCTGCAGACAGCAGGGGAAAAGAGAAACTTCTACAGAGCCTCCAATAAAGAGCTAAGAGACCTGATATCCACAATCCGGAACTTCCTCTCTg ACGAAGGGGCAGACCCAGACAGCATCCACATGGTGGCCCAGCAGGTCCTGGCAATCTCCCTGCCTGCAAATGTCAGCACTTGGGCCCACATGGATCAAGAGATCCAGAGCAGAATCTCCAACCTCACCCACATTAGGAGCATCTTCAACAACACCTCACACCATCTCCACCAGGCAGAGGAACTGCTGAATGGGGCCCAGGATGCAGA GATGCGTGCGAATGGAATGATGGACACTGCCCGCCACACCAGGCTGGCACTGAACACCACATTAAAGGTCATCAGTTCGGCAGAGAAGGCCCTGAAGAGAAACCGCAAGAACCTCAGCAGCATCAGCAAGGCCACTAGCACG GTGAAGGACACTGTCCTGGActtggagagcagagagatgtcTGCCATGCATCGCATCACCAGCTTGTCAAAGGAGACAGAGTTGCTGCGCAACAAAACAGATCAGAACCAGGAGACGGCACATAATGCCCAAGACAGAGCTCACAGAACCACCCAGGCCCTCAGCCACCTGGATAAG GACCTGGAGGAGGCCCAGGCAAAACGGGCAGAGCTCCAAGATAGCGTCGGGGCACAGAGGCTGGGGGATGTGACCGAGAGGGCAAGAGAGATCCAGCAGCAGGCCAGAGACCTGCTGAAGAGAGCTGCTGAGCACATGGAGACACTGCAGG AGCTGGAGAGGAAGTTCCGACAGAACGAGAAGAGAATGCAGGAGCAGAAGGTGGAGCTGGCTGATCTGGAACGTACCGTTACTGCTGTCAGAGACACCATACATGAGAGCGTCGTCCAGTACAGCCACTGTCTGTGA